The Sphingobacteriaceae bacterium genomic interval CTCCTGGAATGGCACCACGACCAAGCCCGGCCCCGGGCCCTGGTGGACATCGGCTGCAGCGCCGGCACCTATATCCGCTCCCTGGCCCGGGATTGGGGCCGGCGGCTGGGCACCGGCGCCTACCTGCACTTCCTGCTGCGCCTGGCGGTGGGACCCTGGGACACCGATAGGGCCTGGACCTTGGACGAACTGCCGGGGGTGGGAGAGACGCCGGCCTGGCGGGAACTCCTCATCCCGCCCGCCGAAGCGGTGGCCTTCCTGCCCGCCGTGGAACTGGCGCCCGACCAGGCCCGGGCCGCCGCCCACGGCCGGCCCTTGGGGCCCCGGCCCGCGGCTGAATGGCCCGCCGGGGTGGCGGGGGCCGAGGCGGTGCGGCTCCTGGACGGGGCGGGCCGGCTGGTGGCCGTGGCCCGGCCCCGGTTGACAAAAGGGGCCGGCGGGGCCAAATTGGCTTTGTGGCCGCGGCAGGTGCTGCTGCGCCCCCACGAGGTACAATGCTCGTGAAACCCCAACGGCGTCATGGAGGAAGTATGCAGATCCGTATCGGCCTTGACCCCTTGGACCCGGAGCGCCGGCCCACCTACGCCGCCATGGGCAACTTCGACGGCGTCCACCGGGGCCACCGGGCCCTGCTGGGCCGCCTGCGGGACGAAGCCCGCAGGGACGGCGTCACGTCCCTTGTCATCACCTTCGATCCCCATCCCCTCCAGGTGCTGAGGCCCCATCAGGCGCCGCCTCTGCTGACCTCCGTGGCGGAGCGGGCCTACCTGATGGAAGGGCTGGGCATCGACATCCTGCAGGTCATCCCCTTCAACCGGGAGTTTGCCGCCACCTCCGCCGAGGATTACGTCCGCCAGGTGCTGGTGGAGCGCCTGGGGGTACGGCGGCTGTACGGCGGCGCCTATTTCCGCTTCGGCCGCAACCGGGAGGGGAGCGCCGATTTGATCCGCCGACTGGCGCCGGAGACGGGCTGCCAAGTGGTGACGGTGGAGCCCCTGCCCTGGCAGCAGGGGGCCATTTCCTCCACCTTGATCCGGCGCCTGGTGGCCGCCGGCCGGGTGGACGAGGCGGCCCACCTCCTCACCCAGCCCTACATCATCACCGGCCGGGTGGTGCGGGGCCCCGGACGGGGGCGCCGGCTGGGCATACCCACGGCCAACATAGACCTGCCCCCGGGCAGGGCCCGGCCGGCCAAAGGGGT includes:
- a CDS encoding bifunctional riboflavin kinase/FAD synthetase; amino-acid sequence: MQIRIGLDPLDPERRPTYAAMGNFDGVHRGHRALLGRLRDEARRDGVTSLVITFDPHPLQVLRPHQAPPLLTSVAERAYLMEGLGIDILQVIPFNREFAATSAEDYVRQVLVERLGVRRLYGGAYFRFGRNREGSADLIRRLAPETGCQVVTVEPLPWQQGAISSTLIRRLVAAGRVDEAAHLLTQPYIITGRVVRGPGRGRRLGIPTANIDLPPGRARPAKGVYAVRVCVDGAVIPGVANVGTRPTFTPAAETPILEVHLLDWEGDLYDKEIRVAFIRRLRDEMRFPGAQALLDQVARDVAAAKEALAAAPPADEKYLCLFP
- the truB gene encoding tRNA pseudouridine(55) synthase TruB, which codes for MAQALGRDGDRERPALDGMLNILKPPGMTSHDVVSFIRRRLPKGTKVGHAGTLDPAAAGVLLVLAGRATRLSDYVMALDKEYRALVVFGTETDTGDGEGAVVSRSPAGHLTARDLAEIFPEFTGPITQVPPATSAVKVGGQPLYRRVRRGEQVEAPARPVTVHYLRLLEWHHDQARPRALVDIGCSAGTYIRSLARDWGRRLGTGAYLHFLLRLAVGPWDTDRAWTLDELPGVGETPAWRELLIPPAEAVAFLPAVELAPDQARAAAHGRPLGPRPAAEWPAGVAGAEAVRLLDGAGRLVAVARPRLTKGAGGAKLALWPRQVLLRPHEVQCS